The Capsicum annuum cultivar UCD-10X-F1 unplaced genomic scaffold, UCD10Xv1.1 ctg82114, whole genome shotgun sequence genome includes the window AGGTATCCCTTGAATCAAAGGGTCTATATTATTAGTAGTAGAAAATGGGCAACTACTCATACAGTCGTACCAAATATAAATGCAATAGCGTGAAAGTATAATCGGAAACAACCTATCTATCTTCACAAAGTAGGGCTCAGACCCCATTTGTATGATTACGCATGGTATCGAaactgcatatatatatatcaacctgGCATTGCAATCATGTAGAGATTCTCTTACTGAGTTACTGTTAACCTAAATCCATTCAGTCCAAAATTTCAAACCATAGATTTCTATGTTAAAGAAGGGAAGCCTTGGAGTAACCGCTAAAGTTGattccatgtgaccaggaggtcacgggttcaagctttCAAGCTGTGAAAATAGCCTCCGGCAGAAATGCAAGGCAAGACTACATATAATAGACCCTTATGGTCCCTCCGCAACAGGCTGCCCTTTAGATTTCTATGTTCAATATTCCTAATTACTAGTAAAATTGAAGGATAAAATTCTCAGTACCTTGGGAGGAACTTTCATGAGAATGTCCTAAAGCCAATGTACAAGGCATTTCTTGACAAATACAAATTGGCTGAGCCAATCCCACATTAAATCCGCAAGTCCCACCCATACTGGTGCAATCAGAACAGAGTCCAACATAAGGTGCATCATATTTCACGCTAAACCCCTCCATCAATGCCTCCCCGAGAGTAATCTCATTGCTATATAGCCTTTTACCTACGGCTCTAAACACCGGAACAGTAACCATACTCGTACAAGTTATGGCATTCGGCGATGGGTCCCCTGGAATTGGACCAAGAAAGTAAAATGCACCGGTGGAATTCAAACCATCGATGTTACATCTGAACATATTACGAGGCGTGAAAACCAATGCAGATACATTGCACCCGTAGCTTAAAAAAAGTTCTTCCTCTTCATTATGGTCATAACTGAAATGAGTAGAATTGAAACTAGTGTTGATGAATTGCGAAGGACAGACATTTTCCCATAGGTCTATTCTAGCCATTGTCATTGTCCTCGAGGACTGATTAATATCAAGAACTCGATAGTTAAGTGACTGGTGAGTAAACTCGGTGTGTTTATCATCAACACATCGAAGTTTAAATTCAGGGAGGCCACAGTAATCAGGGCGATCGCCACCGGTGAATGGATAAGTGATGTTACGTATAGAACCGCAGGAGAAAGTGCGATTACATTTGGGGAAGAAGAGGCTGTCATCAGACAAGGAGAAGGACGTGGGGAGAATAAAGGTGGAGAAAACGGCGGCAAAGAAGAGAAGGGTGGTGGTGGAAAGGTGGGAGAGAGGCATTTGGAATGAAATTTGCAAAGAGAGAATGAGTGAGTGAGTGAGTGCATTATATTGTAGAGAGGGAGTTTGGAAGATGTTGAAAATCTGAGATTACAGTAGACAAAGACTAAGACAAAAAGGATTTGAATGAGAGTTTGAATATGAGGAGGAGGAGGTCAAAAGACAGCTAGCTTTGTTGTAGTTATAGTAACTATTAACTGTGTGATTATCGCCACAAGCGAACAGGAATAAAAGATAGTACTAAAAAAAAACGTACAAAGAAAATAGTCCCTTCCTTTCATACTAAAAATGATTGTTCAAATTATTCATTTACTAAATTAAGataaactaattaaaattttttattttacacttataTAATTAAGATGTGAAGGTAAGTTTATAGAGTATCCGAGTGAGTtcagaaaaaaatctttttcaaaggTGTGAATTAAGAGAAAATGCCGTTTGaattgactttttgacttaatgtCATAATTCACACAGGCATTTTCAGTTCTtaatccatttttttcttcaaaaatgatTTTACTCTAAATTTGAAGCAAACCAACTCATTTTAAATTTTCGTCCAAAAAAGAATATTCTTCATTTATTCTTTTCTCTCTTgaatattatatcattatttttatttcataaaataaatcttttaatcagctgtttttttttttttttttacataatcatcatatataatTCATGTTCGTTTCAAAATGAACATCTTTGTCCTTTTTTCTTATGTCAAgctaaaaattattcaaatagaTAATTTTCATCTACCAtcatttctactattgaaattgGAACTTCCAAAGCATCTTGAATTGGTGCATTAAGATCAAGTTCATCCttgattata containing:
- the LOC124895433 gene encoding LEAF RUST 10 DISEASE-RESISTANCE LOCUS RECEPTOR-LIKE PROTEIN KINASE-like 2.1, whose protein sequence is MPLSHLSTTTLLFFAAVFSTFILPTSFSLSDDSLFFPKCNRTFSCGSIRNITYPFTGGDRPDYCGLPEFKLRCVDDKHTEFTHQSLNYRVLDINQSSRTMTMARIDLWENVCPSQFINTSFNSTHFSYDHNEEEELFLSYGCNVSALVFTPRNMFRCNIDGLNSTGAFYFLGPIPGDPSPNAITCTSMVTVPVFRAVGKRLYSNEITLGEALMEGFSVKYDAPYVGLCSDCTSMGGTCGFNVGLAQPICICQEMPCTLALGHSHESSSQGTENFILQFY